The genomic stretch CAACTTGCTGGATGCTGATGCGATGGTTGGCAACATTTTGGGCAGCATGTTATTGCTGGGCAGCGCGGGCATCACGCTGCTCCAGTTCGTGCCTTGGGGCATGAAGAAGTTGTTAGTGAAACAGGTGGAACTGGATAATACGGTCAGTTTCTTGAAATCTTCTTCTCCACAAAATACTGCACATGGATGAAAAATTAGTATGAGTTTTATTCTGATAACGGGTAATGCGACCCTGGATATTGTCAATGTGGTTGATCATTACCCACATGAAGACGAGGAAATGCGTGCCTTACAGCAGTGGACAGAAACGGGTGGTAATGCCGCCAATATGGCGCAAGTGCTGGCTGCTCATTTACACCGCTGCGATTTTGTCGGGGTAATAGCGGATGATGCCGATGGTCAACGCATTGCCACGCGCTTGGCGGAAAAATCTATCGGGTTGGATCATGTGCGTCATTTATCGGGCGTATCGCCAGTTTCCTACATTACCCTGAATCAGAAAAATGGCAGCCGCACCATTGTGCATCACCGCGAGCTGGCTGAGTTGTCAGCAGACGATTTTTGCGGTATCCCGGTGGAACGTTACGACTGGCTGCATTTTGAGGGGCGCAACGTGGCAGAACTCAGCAAGATGCTGGCGTATACCCGCGAAAATATTTTCGATCAGCCGATTTCACTGGAAATTGAAAAAGTCCGCGACGGTTTGGAGGATTTGATTGAACAGGTGGATCTGGTGATGTTTCCGCGAGCGTATGCGCAGGCTCAAGGCTTTGTTGATGCGGAAAGCTTTTTGCGCGATCGGCAGGAAAAGCATGGCAAGGTGTGGATGACGTGTACGTGGGGTGCGGCGGGGGCGTGGGCGATTGACCAGCTTGGGGTGGTGTTCCATGCGCCTGCTTTGCACGTCAAGGTGATGGATACACTGGGGGCGGGGGATGTATTCAACGCTTGTCTGGTACACGCGCTGGCTACTGGGCAATTGTTGGAAGAAGCCTTGCGCCATGCGGTCAAGATGGCAGGGCGCAAGGTGTCGCAACAGGGTTTAGGCGGTTTCCTGTTGCCGTAGCGCGTAGAATTCGCGCACAAATGCCTCAAACGTTCCGGCTGCAATCGCTTCGCGGATGCCGCGCATCAATTCCTGATAGTAATACAGGTTGTGGATGGTGTTGAGGCGGGCGCTGAGGATTTCCCCGCATTTGTCGAGATGGCGCAAGTAGGCACGAGAATAGTGCTGGCAGGTGTAGCAGCCGCACTTTTCATCAATTGGGCGGGTGTCGTTCTGGTACTGGCTGTTGCGAATTTTCAGCGTGCCGTAGCGGGTGAACAGGAAGCCGTTACGGGCATTGCGGGTGGGGATCACGCAATCGAACATGTCTACGCCGCGTTTGACTGCTTCCACAATGTCTTCCGGTTTGCCGACACCCATCAGGTAGCGGGGGCGGTCGGTTGGCAGTTCGGGCAGGGTGCATTCCAGCACTTTGTCGCGTTCATCTTTGGGTTCGCCGACGGACAGGCCACCAATCGCGTAGCCGTCGAAGCCGATGTCGAGCAGGCCGTGGGCGGAAACCTTGCGCAGTTCTTCATACATGCCGCCTTGCACGATGCCGAACAATGCTGAAGGGTTGCCTTGGTGTGCATCCTTGCTGCGTTTTGCCCAGCGCAGGGAAAGTTCCATCGACTCGCGGGCTTGGGTGTGGGTAGCGGGGAAAGGGGTGCATTCGTCGAAAATCATTACGATGTCGGAACCGAGGTCGCGTTGCACTTGCATGGACGATTCCGGGGTCATTAGCACTTTGCTGCCGTTGACGGGGGATTGGAAACGTACACCTTCTTCGGAAATCTTGCGCATTTCTGCGAGTGAGAATACCTGAAAGCCGCCGGAATCGGTGAGGATAGGCTTTTCCCAGTGCATGAAGTTGTGCAAATCGCCGTGCAATTTCACGATCTCGGTGCCGGGGCGCAGCATCAGATGGAAGGTGTTGCCGAGGATAATTTCTGCACCTAAGCCTTGCAGTTCTTCCGGGGTCATGGCTTTGACCGTGCCATAGGTGCCGACGGGCATGAAGGCGGGGGTTTCTACCGTGCCACGCGGGAAAGTGAGGCGTCCGCGCCGGGCGGTTCCGTCGCTGGTGAGCAGGTCGAACTGCATGTGAGACATGGGGGTTCCTTGGGTTGCAGGGAAAGAGGGGGATTTTAGCGGGTTGGGAGTGACGGGGGAAGGGTTGACATCCTCCCCGCCCTAACGGACGAGGATTCCTCCTGCGAGACGGCTATGCCCAGCCGCGAGAATGTTGCGGGCTGCATTGACATCTCTGTCGTGCAGCGTGCCACAGTTGGCACACGTCCATTCCCTTATTCCAAGACCTGCTCTACCTTTCGGACTGTTGGCGGAAAGACTGCCGCAACACGAACAAGTCTGGGTACTGTACGCTTCGTTGACTTCTGCAAACACCACTGACCGCGCTATCGCTTTGTATTTCAGTTGGGTTTTCAACATGAACCAGCCTGCATCCAAGACGCTTTTCGCCATCGTGGTTTTTGCCCAGCCAGCACTGCTGACGTTGCCGACGAATATCGCACTGTGCTGTTGCACCAGTGCGGTGGTAAATTTGTGGGTGTCGTCTTGGCGTTGATGCTTGATTTTGGCATGGATAGCCTTGACCCGCCGTTTTTGATGGGCGCGTTGGGCTTTGCCGAGTTTCACCTCAAGATTTCGGTAACGCTGCTGGCGTTCCAACACCGTGCCATCGCTACAGACTGTCCCACACTTTGAAAAAATGCTTGTTATAGCGAACTTGTCCGTCCTTCCAAACCGCCGCACCCGACTTGAAGGGAATCCAGCCCAGCGAACGTTGGGAGCCACCGGAAATCCGCCAGCGCAATTTGTCTTTTTTGAACTGTTTTCGGGCTTTCGCGTGGGCTTCGGTGACTTCTTGCACGGTTTGCGAATGCAGGGTGAAGCCGCGCTCTTTTTTGTACGCAGCCTGCTATTTGGCTAAGTCGAAGGCGGTGATGTTACTGCGCACCCAACCTACACCGGGAATGGGGATGTTGCTGTATTCCGCCGTGTAAGCATTAGCGAAATTCCACACCTGATTGCACTCAAACGCCCATTGATGCAACACAGGCGCGTATTTGTCGCGGATGCGGACTTGGGATGAACGATACTTCATCAGAGAAAGCCGAAGACGCTTATATCCTCGCCCTGAAGGACGAGGTTTTACGCGATTACTGATAAAGAAACCGTCCCCGGCCTCCCCTGGTCGAGGATGCCGTGAGAACCCCGATTTCCCAAAATTTGGTAAAATCGGGAGAATTGTGAGGTTGCACTCTCTGTCGCTGGCTCCTCTTCCGCATTGGCAAGACCAGAAACTTGGCATTTTCCAGATCCAGCCCCGGCACTAAAAAGCTTTCTTCGCCCTGCCATTCGCCCGCCGGGTCAAGCCCGAACGTGGGAATGGCGGTGTAGCCATTCTGTTCCAGCTCCCCCGCCAGTTGCTCTTGCGCCAGAGCATTGTCTGCCTCGCTTTATGGCCAGCCATGTGGATGTCAATCGCCCAGAATCGCCCCACCGAATAAAGAAGGGTTCTGCCAAGCATCATCCTGTTTGGCCTTCCAGGTCAATTTACCGTCACGATCGCCGCCGTCATCGTCGTCATCGACGTGTACATCTAACCCTAAACGATGACCGGAACGCGGGCTAACCCCTAATGCTGACCACGGTAACATCACCTCCAACACATAGCCATTAGCTGAGCGGGTAAGCTTTTGGTTTAGCTGTAGCCGTGCCCCACGAGGTGAGTTCTTGCCCAATGCAACGGTGCCATTTTTCAGGTTAAAAATGAAGTGAAAGTCATTGCGCTGGTCATACTGGGCAGCCATCGAAGCATCCGCATCCAGATACAACTCCACAGCATCGTCTTCCCAAGGCACAGTGGAATCATTAACCGCAGGCTTGTCATCTTCAACCCCGATACGCACATAGAGGTTTTGCTGATCCCAGCTTGCTTGCCACAAGGCAGCCAAATCCTGTTTGCCATCAATGCTGCCACTCACCACATTACGGAGCTGGTAAGCCGACGCCCCCTGCCACACACTCGCCCGACTGCGAACTTTACGAATCAAAGCATTGCCCCCAACCACGTATTGCTCATTAGGTGCACTGCGCATGGAAACTAGCGTACTTTCCTGCGCTGTTGATGCTTCCGGCGGGATATTGCCTATCGAGAACGGTGGTGGTTCGCCGTAGATCGGTTCGTACTGCGGCGCAGTAGCATCCAGCGGTTCGGACTGGGTTTTCATGGTTTCCAGCGTAATAGCCGGTTTGGCCTGACGCACCAGGTTATTGCCGGAACAGCCACTCCACCAGCATGGGTTAGCACGCGTAAAGGCCAGCAAGGCACGGTGTTTCGGGGCTTGTGAATCCGGCTGGGTAATGTATTCCTTGGTGCCAAAGCTGCCGTATTTGCGATAAATGCGCGGCGAGCTGAAATGCACAAACAATTTACCGCCCGCCTGTTTCCAACCCGTCAATAATTGTTGGTAGATGGAAGCCATTTTCGGATCACGATTAGCTGCGTAAAATAGGTTGTTCGGGTGTTGATTATCCGATTTAGTGGTCATTTCAACCAAGTGCTGCCCGCCTTCATACGCAATCAAATCGACCCCGAAACTTTTGGTGACATCCGCTTGCTTGCGCACTGAATTTAATTCGCTGGGCAAGGAATGCGGGTATTTCGGGTCGGTCATGACGCGGAAAATATCCGCCACGCTACGTGCCTTACGCAAGGCATTGGCGTCGCCGAACACATACGGTGCTACTGCATAAGCGTCGGTGAAACGGTAAGCGCCATTGTAGGACAAGATGGTCTTGGTCATCTGGGTACTCCCCACCAAACCCGACATCACCCGCACCACACGCTTGTTGCCTTGGAAAACCTGTTCCCAGATCCCGAACACATCCACCGAACGCTTGGAATAAAACTTGTAAGCGGCCTGATTCGGATCGGGGTCAAGCCCCATCTGTACGCCTTGTTGCTTGGCGTAAGCGTGTTGGGTAAACACCCCGTTCCAAACTTCGTTGGAATATTCCACATACACTTTCAGGCTGGGGTCGAGATTCACTTGCACGTATTCGGCAAAACGGCGGATAAAGTCATTGCTAGCAGCATGTGGCAGGGAAAACCACGGGTCAGCGTGCAAACGGTTGGCGAGTTCCACCATGACTTCCATGGGTGCGCCCCGGATACCTTCTGCCCCGCCCCACGTCTGCTGGTCAATACTGGCACGGTCTTCCCACGCATACACCGGGTTACGGGTAATCCCGCTCATGTTCATGAAACGAATGACCCGGTAATCGCGCATAAACGTCAGGTAATCCGGGTTAAAAATAATTTTACCGGAATGCTGCTCAAAGGACAGGTAGTCCCCCCGGCATTGCCCTGCGGCGGCAACACGTTGGAACGGGTTACTGGCACAAACACCTCCCGGCGGCAAAATACGGATATTGCGCACTGGATTGGCAGGGTCGGTAGCCTTGATGTACAAGGTGGCGTTCAACTCATTATCCTTACCCGGATCGAGGATAATCACGTCACGCCCCGGCGCTTGATTCTGCACGGTCGCATCATTGCCGTATTCCAGCTTGCCTTCGCCCTCGTACAGCACCGTATAGGAACCGCTGGGGATGGTTCCCGCCGGGAGTTTGCTGACAAAACGTGTGCCCACCTGCCCACCTGCGGAAATGCGGGTCGGCCAACCATTACGGTCGTATTCGATATTACCTTTATTAAGCGGGCGCGCTTCCCGGAATGGCAGAGACATTTTCATCAAATCAATAAACGGCGCACTGGAGTCGTCGTCCATGATTTCGTTGGTATTCGTCCCCAACGCCGATGAACTGTTGTAAAATGCCGCAGCAGGCTTGACCATCGCCCCCCCCAGCAACAATAGGCAGGCAATAGCCCAGCGGCTTCCCCCTGAATGACAAGCTTTTATCATAATTATATGTAACCCCATGTTGTCGAAAGCAGCACTAGCCTTGCGCTGATGCCGCCTTATGCCCCAATTTGTTCTTTTTGGAAAACAATTTTACTTATTAAGTTCCCCGCTTTAGCCCCTATACCTGCGGTTTGCAGGAAAGTTTTCAGGATGCGGTGAATCCCCTCGCATTTTTCGCTATTATTCCATCCTTTTGCTGACAAGCGACTGAACCGGATCTTAATACCATGCAAAAGCTGATTATCGAAGGTGGCGTAACACTGGACGGGGATGTAGACATCTCTGGCGCAAAAAACGCTGTCCTGCCCTTGTTGGCTGCCACCTTACTGGCAGAAACCCCCATGACCATCCGCAACGTGCCACGCCTGAAGGACGTGTCCACCCTTGCGGCCGTC from Thiothrix litoralis encodes the following:
- a CDS encoding RNA-guided endonuclease InsQ/TnpB family protein produces the protein MLERQQRYRNLEVKLGKAQRAHQKRRVKAIHAKIKHQRQDDTHKFTTALVQQHSAIFVGNVSSAGWAKTTMAKSVLDAGWFMLKTQLKYKAIARSVVFAEVNEAYSTQTCSCCGSLSANSPKGRAGLGIREWTCANCGTLHDRDVNAARNILAAGHSRLAGGILVR
- the tgt gene encoding tRNA guanosine(34) transglycosylase Tgt, which produces MQFDLLTSDGTARRGRLTFPRGTVETPAFMPVGTYGTVKAMTPEELQGLGAEIILGNTFHLMLRPGTEIVKLHGDLHNFMHWEKPILTDSGGFQVFSLAEMRKISEEGVRFQSPVNGSKVLMTPESSMQVQRDLGSDIVMIFDECTPFPATHTQARESMELSLRWAKRSKDAHQGNPSALFGIVQGGMYEELRKVSAHGLLDIGFDGYAIGGLSVGEPKDERDKVLECTLPELPTDRPRYLMGVGKPEDIVEAVKRGVDMFDCVIPTRNARNGFLFTRYGTLKIRNSQYQNDTRPIDEKCGCYTCQHYSRAYLRHLDKCGEILSARLNTIHNLYYYQELMRGIREAIAAGTFEAFVREFYALRQQETA
- a CDS encoding PfkB family carbohydrate kinase, giving the protein MSFILITGNATLDIVNVVDHYPHEDEEMRALQQWTETGGNAANMAQVLAAHLHRCDFVGVIADDADGQRIATRLAEKSIGLDHVRHLSGVSPVSYITLNQKNGSRTIVHHRELAELSADDFCGIPVERYDWLHFEGRNVAELSKMLAYTRENIFDQPISLEIEKVRDGLEDLIEQVDLVMFPRAYAQAQGFVDAESFLRDRQEKHGKVWMTCTWGAAGAWAIDQLGVVFHAPALHVKVMDTLGAGDVFNACLVHALATGQLLEEALRHAVKMAGRKVSQQGLGGFLLP
- a CDS encoding sugar-binding protein, giving the protein MIKACHSGGSRWAIACLLLLGGAMVKPAAAFYNSSSALGTNTNEIMDDDSSAPFIDLMKMSLPFREARPLNKGNIEYDRNGWPTRISAGGQVGTRFVSKLPAGTIPSGSYTVLYEGEGKLEYGNDATVQNQAPGRDVIILDPGKDNELNATLYIKATDPANPVRNIRILPPGGVCASNPFQRVAAAGQCRGDYLSFEQHSGKIIFNPDYLTFMRDYRVIRFMNMSGITRNPVYAWEDRASIDQQTWGGAEGIRGAPMEVMVELANRLHADPWFSLPHAASNDFIRRFAEYVQVNLDPSLKVYVEYSNEVWNGVFTQHAYAKQQGVQMGLDPDPNQAAYKFYSKRSVDVFGIWEQVFQGNKRVVRVMSGLVGSTQMTKTILSYNGAYRFTDAYAVAPYVFGDANALRKARSVADIFRVMTDPKYPHSLPSELNSVRKQADVTKSFGVDLIAYEGGQHLVEMTTKSDNQHPNNLFYAANRDPKMASIYQQLLTGWKQAGGKLFVHFSSPRIYRKYGSFGTKEYITQPDSQAPKHRALLAFTRANPCWWSGCSGNNLVRQAKPAITLETMKTQSEPLDATAPQYEPIYGEPPPFSIGNIPPEASTAQESTLVSMRSAPNEQYVVGGNALIRKVRSRASVWQGASAYQLRNVVSGSIDGKQDLAALWQASWDQQNLYVRIGVEDDKPAVNDSTVPWEDDAVELYLDADASMAAQYDQRNDFHFIFNLKNGTVALGKNSPRGARLQLNQKLTRSANGYVLEVMLPWSALGVSPRSGHRLGLDVHVDDDDDGGDRDGKLTWKAKQDDAWQNPSLFGGAILGD